In Labrus mixtus chromosome 11, fLabMix1.1, whole genome shotgun sequence, a single window of DNA contains:
- the LOC132983629 gene encoding uncharacterized protein LOC132983629 isoform X2, whose translation MARTTFKRAIAEVLDNLNKEDYLRFCDQLRDRREEPRVSRTAVEGKRRWEVADVLVSTFTERKAVQVALDLLRQINLNEEAEELDLKTQACADKVDPALHKTLTGELELKPSQEALKGGGPQVKRPKEVEAAAKTLNLSKGGDPCHDLVLLSRCMVLFGKYKGQTFKWLLENDVSYVAYVMAGHQAEKKFTVKQDPLTANKDSLLKYAMAYPEVMEEVRFHCEKAKERSLQPGREGAALVGFGAHRWLTLQDLYESKDSKKIRYVNFLRTMESTCTQGTRMDTAIRYILQRDQEQATAATIRQTTTSIPQEAFKRWTRIYY comes from the exons ATGGCGCGCACTACTTTCAAACGGGCTATAGCGGAGGTTTTGGATAATCTGAATAAAGAGGATTATCTGAGGTTTTGTGACCAGCTGAGGGACCGTAGAGAGGAGCCGCGGGTCAGCCGCACCGCTGTGGAGGGGAAGAGACGATGGGAGGTCGCGGACGTCCTGGTTTCAACCTTCACAGAGCGCAAAGCTGTGCAGGTGGCTCTGGATTTACTGAGGCAGATCAACCTCAACGAGGAGGCAGAGGAACTGG ATTTAAAGACTCAAGCCTGTGCTGAT AAAGTTGACCCGGCCCTCCATAAAACATTAACGGGAGAGTTGGAGCTGAAGCCGTCACAGGAGGCTCTGAAAG GGGGAGGCCCTCAGGTGAAGAGGCCAAAAGAGGTGGAGGCTGCAGCAAAGACTCTAAATCTCTCTAAGGGCGGCGACCCCTGCCATGACCTGGTTCTTCTTAGCAGGTGTATGGTTCTGTTCGGCAAGTATAAAGGTCAAACCTTTAAATGGCTGCTGGAGAATGATGTGAGCTACGTTGCCTACGTGATGGCCGGCCACCAGGCGGAGAAAAAGTTCACTGTGAAGCAAGACCCGCTGACGGCCAACAAG GATTCACTGTTGAAATATGCAATGGCTTACCCTGAGGTTATGGAAGAAGTCCGATTTCACTGCGAGAAAGCCAAAGAGAGATCCCTCCAGCCAGGCCGAGAAGGAGCAGCTCTTGTTGGGTTTGGTGCTCACAGATGGCTGACACTACAAGATCTCTACGAGTCCAAGGACTCCAAAAAAATCAG GTATGTCAACTTCCTCAGGACCATGGAGTCAACCTGCACCCAAGGGACCAGGATGGACACCGCTATCAGGTACATTCTGCAGCGTGACCAAGAGCAAGCCACAGCTGCAACAATCAGGCAAACCACTACCTCTATTCCCCAAGAGGCCTTCAAGAGATGGACCAGAATTTATTACTAA
- the LOC132983629 gene encoding uncharacterized protein LOC132983629 isoform X1: MARTTFKRAIAEVLDNLNKEDYLRFCDQLRDRREEPRVSRTAVEGKRRWEVADVLVSTFTERKAVQVALDLLRQINLNEEAEELDLKTQACADKVDPALHKTLTGELELKPSQEALKAAPFHYPLQAARRGGPQVKRPKEVEAAAKTLNLSKGGDPCHDLVLLSRCMVLFGKYKGQTFKWLLENDVSYVAYVMAGHQAEKKFTVKQDPLTANKDSLLKYAMAYPEVMEEVRFHCEKAKERSLQPGREGAALVGFGAHRWLTLQDLYESKDSKKIRYVNFLRTMESTCTQGTRMDTAIRYILQRDQEQATAATIRQTTTSIPQEAFKRWTRIYY, translated from the exons ATGGCGCGCACTACTTTCAAACGGGCTATAGCGGAGGTTTTGGATAATCTGAATAAAGAGGATTATCTGAGGTTTTGTGACCAGCTGAGGGACCGTAGAGAGGAGCCGCGGGTCAGCCGCACCGCTGTGGAGGGGAAGAGACGATGGGAGGTCGCGGACGTCCTGGTTTCAACCTTCACAGAGCGCAAAGCTGTGCAGGTGGCTCTGGATTTACTGAGGCAGATCAACCTCAACGAGGAGGCAGAGGAACTGG ATTTAAAGACTCAAGCCTGTGCTGAT AAAGTTGACCCGGCCCTCCATAAAACATTAACGGGAGAGTTGGAGCTGAAGCCGTCACAGGAGGCTCTGAAAGCTGCGCCGTTCCATTATCCGCTACAGGCTGCTCGACGGGGAGGCCCTCAGGTGAAGAGGCCAAAAGAGGTGGAGGCTGCAGCAAAGACTCTAAATCTCTCTAAGGGCGGCGACCCCTGCCATGACCTGGTTCTTCTTAGCAGGTGTATGGTTCTGTTCGGCAAGTATAAAGGTCAAACCTTTAAATGGCTGCTGGAGAATGATGTGAGCTACGTTGCCTACGTGATGGCCGGCCACCAGGCGGAGAAAAAGTTCACTGTGAAGCAAGACCCGCTGACGGCCAACAAG GATTCACTGTTGAAATATGCAATGGCTTACCCTGAGGTTATGGAAGAAGTCCGATTTCACTGCGAGAAAGCCAAAGAGAGATCCCTCCAGCCAGGCCGAGAAGGAGCAGCTCTTGTTGGGTTTGGTGCTCACAGATGGCTGACACTACAAGATCTCTACGAGTCCAAGGACTCCAAAAAAATCAG GTATGTCAACTTCCTCAGGACCATGGAGTCAACCTGCACCCAAGGGACCAGGATGGACACCGCTATCAGGTACATTCTGCAGCGTGACCAAGAGCAAGCCACAGCTGCAACAATCAGGCAAACCACTACCTCTATTCCCCAAGAGGCCTTCAAGAGATGGACCAGAATTTATTACTAA